The Bacillus andreraoultii sequence AGTGTACGAGTGTGAGGACTGTTCGGATTGTCCACTCCGCGATTTATGCACGAAAGCAAAAGAAGGGAACAACCGAAAAGTCTACATGAATGAAAAGTGGGAGTCCCAAAAAGAATATGTACGTACGAAGCTTTCAGACGAGAAAACTGGTGAAATTTACGGAAAACGTAAAATTGATGTAGAACCAGCGTTCGGTTTTCTGAAGGCTAATTTAGGTTTCACTCGTTTTTCCGTCAGAGGAAAACAGAAAGTGAAAAATGAATTAGCCTTTGCGTTGATGGCGGTGAATATGAGAAAAGTCACCGCCATCAGCGGTAAAATAGTGACGAGAAATGGAAAAACCCCACAAAAAAGGTTCCAAGCAAATTTTTTATTGCCTGGAACCTTTTTATATACTACTTTTGGCTAGTTATGTCCCAGCCTCTTTTNAAACAATAATTTTGGAGGTGCCCTTATGTTTAAACATTATAACATGAATCAAGTAGTTTTACCGCTAAATTTAGAAATTAAGTTGAAAGAAAACGATATTGCTTTTGCGATCAATGATCTTGTCGAGAGTATTCCCGAAGAAGCTTTCGAGGACTTCATACGACAAACCGGCCGTCCCGCGTATCATCCTCGTATGATGTTGAAAGTCATTTTGTGTGGATATACGCAATCCGTGTTTTCCGGCCGTAAAATAGAAGCTTTATTACAGGATAGTATCCGCATGATGTGGCTGGCTCAAGGACATGAACCTAGCTATCGCACCATCAATCGCTTCCGTTCTAATCCACTCATTGAAAACATCCTACGTGAATGCTTTGTCCAGTTCCGAAATCAGCTCGTGGAAAAGGAATTGATTGAAGAGGAAGCCATTTTTATTGATGGTACAAAAATTGAAGCAAACGCAAATAAGTTCACCTTTGTATGGCGGAAGTCCATTGAAAGATATAGTGATAAGCTAATCGAAAAGTCCAATCAACTGTATGATGAGCTGCTAGAGAAGGAGATCATCCCAGCAATAGAGCGAGAAAAGGAAGAGGAACTTTCCGTCAAAGAAATGGAAGAAGTAGTCGAAAAGTTAGACGAGAAAATCGAGGAATATAATAAAAAGATTGAAGTATCTGAAGTTGGGAGTGAACGGAAAAAGCTCCGTTCCGAACGCAAATTACCCATACAATCTCGGAAGCAATGGATGGATTTCATTACTCGCAAACAAAAGTATCAAAACGATATGGAGATTTTCGGTGATCGCAATAGTTACTCAAAGACGGACCCAGATGCGACGTTTATGCGCATGAAGGACGACTACATGAAGAACGGTCAATTGAAAGCTGGTTACAATGTCCAAATTGCGACGGAAGGTCAATATGTGCTCGCTTACGATGTTTTCCCAAACCCGACCGATACACGCACTTTAATTCCTTTTCTCGACACGATTGAAGAAAACTTTTTCGAGCTTCCGGAATTCATTGTCGCGGATGCAGGATATGGTAGCGAACAGAATTATGAAGATATCATCGAGAATCGAAATCGAACGCCACTTATTACATACAATCAATATCGAAAGGAGAAGAAAAAGAAGCATAAGGACAACGCTTTTCATGTAGATAATTGGGAATATAATGAGGACGAAGATACTTTTCTGTGCCCAAATGGTCGGAAAGTACGATTTAGCCATCATTCCAAACGAACAGACAGGTACGGATTCACCCGTGAATTTAAAGTGTACGAGTGTGAGGACTGTTCGGATTGTCCACTCCGCGATTTATGCACGAAAGCAAAAGAAGGGAACAACCGAAAAGTCTACATAAATGAAAAGTGGGAGTCCCAAAAAGAATATGTACGTACGAAGCTTTCAGACGAGAAAACTGGTGAAATTTACGGAAAACGTAAAATTGATGTAGAACCAGCGTTCGGTTTTCTGAAGGCTAATTTAGGTTTCACTCGTTTTTCCGTCAGAGGAAAACAGAAAGTGAAAAATGAATTAGCCTTTGCGTTGATGGCGGTGAATATGAGAAAAGTCACCGCCATCAGCGGTAAAATAGTGACGAGAAATGGAAAAACCCCACAAAAAAGGTTCCAAGCAAATTTTTTATTGCCTGGAACCTTTTTATATACTACTTTTGGCTAGTTATGTCCCAGCCTCATTTTACATATTATAAATACTTATTTTATCTTCCTCTGCCTAATAACGCCTACAATTAATGGTAACATAGCAGCTATGACAATAACTGGTAAAAACCAAATGCCAGATCTTTCCCACCATTTTAAAGCAATTAGTACACTTTCAAATAATAAGGCTGAAAAGGTTAGTAGACAGACATTCTTTAATTGATTTAACATTTTTCGGCTAATTAAATAAAATTGTGCAGCATTTTCCTCATTCAAGCGACTCGGGTAATTATGAATTTCCGGGTAATTTTCTAGAATTTGCATAAAAATAAGTGTTAATCCACCAATAATTGGTAATATAAGCAGTTCCCACTTTGAACCCCAACGATCAATTTCCCCCGCTAAATTGTAATGTGCTGGAACTTTATCCGGTAGGCGCCCCCATATACCTATAAGAAAAACGATGGAAGCAATATATGTCGTGTAGCCGATACTATCAAATATCCATTCACTCTTTGTTTTTGGAAGTTTTATTTTTGGACGTTGTGAGTTCATCCGAATCTCCCCTTTATAAAGAAAAAGTATCATTCATTATAACTTAGAATACGACTTTCATCATAAAAAGTTTCAAATTCGTATATATTAATTAGAGCTGTTGTTCTTCACTAAGTAGGTCGCATATCTATGGGCATCTCCTTAAGCCAGCGCTTCCTCGAATAATCAAAACCTTGAAGTCACTACCAAAATCGACCACAATAAATTTTTAAAAGCAATAATCTTTGAGAAGCCGGCTCCTTAAGGCTAATTGTTGGACAAGCATTTTACGAACATTGTAAAATAGAGTCAATAGATGTCGAATTTTGATAACTATTATTGTGAGTATTTTCACACCATAAAAGATTCATTATCGTTTTTCAAAAAAGAGCTAACGAAAGAGAGGAATGTTTATGAATTACAGAAATATAACAGTTGCTGGAAGTGGAGTTTTAGGTAGCCAAATCGCATATCAAACAGCATTCAAAGGGTTTAATGTTTCAATTTATGATATAAATGATGCAGCACTAGAGCAAGCAAAAGAAAGAATACTGAAATTAAAACCTCGTTATCAAGAAGATTTAGGGGCCTCACAAGAAGAAGTAGATGCCGCTTATGATCGTTTATCATTCTATAGCGATTTAGGGAAGGCAGTCACAGATGCTGACCTCGTTATTGAAGCAATTCCTGAACGTGTCGATATTAAAGTAGATTTTTATACAAAATTAGCCAAAGTAGCTCCTGAAAAAACCGTATTCGTTACAAACTCTTCAACTTTATTACCAAGTCAATTTGCAGACGCAACGGGCCGGCCTGAGAAATTTTTAGCCCTTCACTTTGCAAATGAAATTTGGAAAAATAATACAGCTGAAGTGATGAGACATCCAGGTACAAATATGAAATACTTTGATGAAATTTTAGAGTTCGCTAAAGCAATTGGCATGGTTGGCTTACCAATTTATAAAGAACAACCAGGTTATATTTTAAATTCTTTATTAGTTCCACTATTAGATGCCGCTCAAATGTTATTATTAAAAGAAGTATCTGATCCAGAAACAATTGACAAAACATGGATGATTGGTACTGGGGCTCCATTAGGTCCATTTGCAATTCTTGATGTTGTAGGAATAACAACTGCTTACAATATTACTGTTGCTAAAGCAGAGGCAACTGGTTCAGAAGAATATAAAAAATTAGCTGAACTACTAAAAACAGAATATATTGATAAAGGAAAACTAGGTCGCGAAACAGGTGAAGGTTTCTATAAATATCCGAACCCAAGTTTCGCCCAACCAGGATTTTTAAAAGGGGAATAAAAGACTAGCATCGGCATCACAAGACATGGCAATCATGCCCCCCTTCATATAAAATTCAGTTTTTCTATTAGGAAAGGTCGGTTCATTAGAGCCGGCTTTTTTATTTTCGCAACTTAGAAGCCTCATGACCTCGCAGCTGATAAAAGTTTTTTCGCCGAACGCTAGTTTCTTTGGTTAACTAAAGGATCAAGCGTCCCTCAGTTTTTTATAGAAGCCCCAAAAAATCAGGTACAAACCTGGATTGGCGTATGTGATAAAGCCATGCACATTGGAATACAACCCAACATTTTTTAAAATTTATTTATCCCTTTTTAGCAAAACCATCTATAACAATAGTGAAAGGAGGAGGTGATACAAAATGGCAGAAGCAAATATCATCAAAACAAACTTCCGGATCCTTTACGAATTCGGCCTAGATCAAAAAGGAGAAACTGTATTTAAAACAAAGAGCTATAACAATGTGAAAACAAGCAGCACGGATGAACAAATTTATGAAGCGGCATTGGCAATTGCATCACTATCAAGCTTACCTTTCTTCAATGTTGAGCGAGATGATAAGAAAGAAATTTATGGTTAATTCGTAAGGAGGGAACGAAATGGATACAACATTGGAACTCGTCTTTTTAGCTACAGATGGTCGTACGGTTCGGATTTCCGTTAACGATCCAAAGGAAAATTTAGACGAAGAATTAATTAAAAATGTCATGAACCAAATCCTGTTAGCGGATGTCTTCCAAGCGTCAAGTGGTGCTTCCTTGGCATCCATCAAAGAAGCGAGAATAGTTAGCAGATCTACTGAAGTATTTAACTTTTAATTATAAAAATGAATGGAGGCTTTGAGGGGAACACTTTTACTGCCCTAGCCTCCCTGTATTGGAGGAGTTAAATATGACAGAATGGTACACATTGATTGGGGAAGTTGGTTTTCCGGTTATCGTCACTTTAATCTTGCTTTATCGAATCGAGACAAAGCTTGATCAAGTTATCCAGTCGATTAACAAACTACCCGATCAAATGACCAGAGTGTAGATTTTCCTTTAAAAAATAGTTGTTACTCTCTTACTATAAATGACAACATTAGAATCCCTTATTTGATAAGAACGGATACATTTTTTTCAAATCTACTCGGTCAATGCTACTGAGTAGATTTTTATTTTTATTTGTCAAAAACTCATGACGAGAAGTCACAAGGTTTCTCGACATATTTCTAAAAACTAGTTACTTTACCACATTGAGTTTTGTTACGAAGTTTGGGTGATTTTTCCGAAGTTCCTTGCTTTTTTCCGAAGATTGCGGTTTTATTTCCGAAGATGGTCTCGATAGTTCCGATGTTGCACTCGTTTTTCCGAAGTAGATATGATTTTCCGAAGTTTCCAGTAGACTCCCCTAGAAAGAATCTCAAACTCTACCTTTTCAATCCCTCTATTAAAATGACCTCATACTATTGCTTCAACGATCTATACATGTTATTATCATTATGACACTAGATACAGTGCTATCTTCAAACAAAAACACAATATATTGAAAACTAGCAAGTTACGGTGCCATTACAAGGCTTAATAGGGAATCCGGTGAAAGTCCGGAACTGTCCCCGCAACTGTAAATGCGAACGAAAAGAGATTAACCCACTGTACTTCTTTGTACGGGAAGGGATCTGAGTAGGAAGATGCATAAGTCAGGAGACCTGCCATAACTTGTTAAAGTTTCGATTCTTCGGGGGATAGGAAGATGAAACGATAGTAGAGATGAATATGTTATGTCTTCATTCTTTCTATCGTTTAATCCGCTACCCCTATAGCGGATTTTTTTATTATTTAAAAATGGAAGGTGATTACATGACTAAATTATTACTTGATAAAGAGGATATTAGGAAAGAGGACTTGGCAAATTACATTGATAGGATAACAAACCATTACTCGGGGATTAACCCACTACACTTCAAAGAAAAAATATTACGCGCATTCAATTCTAATAATAAGCTAACTTTCGATCAACTGACGAATCTATTAATTACAAGCTCCCTCGAACAAATGGATGAGGCCAACCCACAATGGTCCCATGTCGCCGCACATTTTTACTTGGATCAACTATATCGTCATGCAAGTCGGAATCGAGGATATTACGCTGAACAAAAATATGGAAGTTACTATCAACTACAAAAACTTTTAGTCTCTAAAGGTATTTATTCACCAAATATATTAGAAAAGTATACGGAGACAGAATTGAATGAGCTAGAAAAAATCATTGACCCTGAACTTGATTTACTTTTTGATTATGTTGGCTTACATACACTTACGAATCGGTATTTAGCGACGGATTATGAAAAAAACATATATGAACTACCACAAGAACGTTGGTTAACAATTGCTCTATTTTTAATGCAAGATGAGCCAAAACATAAACGCTCTACCCTTGTCCGTGAAGCGTACTGGGCCTTATCGAACCTTTATATGACCGTTGCAACACCCACACTTGCTAATGCAGGACTGAATCATGGCCAGTTATCAAGCTGTTTTATTGACACAGTAGAAGATTCATTAATTGATATATACCATTCAAACACAGATATTGCACGTCTCTCTAAAGGCGGTGGTGGAATCGGTGTTTACATCGGTAAAGTGAGAAGTCGAGGGAGTTCCATTAAAGGTTTCAAGGGGGCTTCATCCGGTGTCATTCCGTGGATTAAACAACTAAATAACACAGCAGTTAGTGTTGATCAACTCGGTAGGCGAAAAGGAGCTATCGCAGTTTACTTAGATGTTTGGCACGCTGATATTTTGTCATTTCTCGATTTAAAGCTAAACAATGGGGATGAAAGGCAACGTGCCCATGACATTTTCACTGGTGTATGTGTACCTGATGTCTTTATGGAACAAGTAGAAAAGCGTGGAGATTGGTACTTATTTGATCCACTTGAAGTAGAAGAAGTCATGGGATTCCGTTTGGAAGATTACTATGATGAGAAAAAAGGTACGGGTTCCTTCCGTGAAAAGTATTTCCAATGTGTAGAAAATAACGCTTTGTCAAAAACAAAAATTCCTGCGATTCAAATGATGATTCGTATAATGAAGTCTCAACTTGAAACCGGAACACCGTTTATGTTTTATCGGGATGAAGTAAATCGAAAAAATCCAAA is a genomic window containing:
- a CDS encoding DUF2922 domain-containing protein; the encoded protein is MDTTLELVFLATDGRTVRISVNDPKENLDEELIKNVMNQILLADVFQASSGASLASIKEARIVSRSTEVFNF
- a CDS encoding YvrJ family protein, with the translated sequence MTEWYTLIGEVGFPVIVTLILLYRIETKLDQVIQSINKLPDQMTRV
- a CDS encoding SdpI family protein; amino-acid sequence: MNSQRPKIKLPKTKSEWIFDSIGYTTYIASIVFLIGIWGRLPDKVPAHYNLAGEIDRWGSKWELLILPIIGGLTLIFMQILENYPEIHNYPSRLNEENAAQFYLISRKMLNQLKNVCLLTFSALLFESVLIALKWWERSGIWFLPVIVIAAMLPLIVGVIRQRKIK
- a CDS encoding ribonucleoside-diphosphate reductase subunit alpha, producing the protein MTKLLLDKEDIRKEDLANYIDRITNHYSGINPLHFKEKILRAFNSNNKLTFDQLTNLLITSSLEQMDEANPQWSHVAAHFYLDQLYRHASRNRGYYAEQKYGSYYQLQKLLVSKGIYSPNILEKYTETELNELEKIIDPELDLLFDYVGLHTLTNRYLATDYEKNIYELPQERWLTIALFLMQDEPKHKRSTLVREAYWALSNLYMTVATPTLANAGLNHGQLSSCFIDTVEDSLIDIYHSNTDIARLSKGGGGIGVYIGKVRSRGSSIKGFKGASSGVIPWIKQLNNTAVSVDQLGRRKGAIAVYLDVWHADILSFLDLKLNNGDERQRAHDIFTGVCVPDVFMEQVEKRGDWYLFDPLEVEEVMGFRLEDYYDEKKGTGSFREKYFQCVENNALSKTKIPAIQMMIRIMKSQLETGTPFMFYRDEVNRKNPNKHTGMIYSSNLCTEIMQNMSPTVQFEETVDGDTIISYRKAGDMVVCNLSSINLGKAIPDNVLERLIPIQVRMLDNVIDLNTIEVKQATITNKKYRSIGLGTFGWHHLLALKGIQWESEEAIQLADYLYEKIAQLTITASMELAKEKGAYSQFDGSDWQTGEYFHLRGYLTGENAEVWKAIMHDVRAYGLRNGYLMAIAPNSSTSVISGSTASIDPIFKPFYYEEKKDYKLPVVAPDLDHRTYDVYRRSAYIVDQRWSIRQNAARMRHIDQSISFNFYVPNTIKAQVLLDLHLQAWESGLKSTYYVRSTATDIEECEWCAS
- a CDS encoding IS1182 family transposase, coding for MFKHYNMNQVVLPLNLEIKLKENDIAFAINDLVESIPEEAFEDFIRQTGRPAYHPRMMLKVILCGYTQSVFSGRKIEALLQDSIRMMWLAQGHEPSYRTINRFRSNPLIENILRECFVQFRNQLVEKELIEEEAIFIDGTKIEANANKFTFVWRKSIERYSDKLIEKSNQLYDELLEKEIIPAIEREKEEELSVKEMEEVVEKLDEKIEEYNKKIEVSEVGSERKKLRSERKLPIQSRKQWMDFITRKQKYQNDMEIFGDRNSYSKTDPDATFMRMKDDYMKNGQLKAGYNVQIATEGQYVLAYDVFPNPTDTRTLIPFLDTIEENFFELPEFIVADAGYGSEQNYEDIIENRNRTPLITYNQYRKEKKKKHKDNAFHVDNWEYNEDEDTFLCPNGRKVRFSHHSKRTDRYGFTREFKVYECEDCSDCPLRDLCTKAKEGNNRKVYINEKWESQKEYVRTKLSDEKTGEIYGKRKIDVEPAFGFLKANLGFTRFSVRGKQKVKNELAFALMAVNMRKVTAISGKIVTRNGKTPQKRFQANFLLPGTFLYTTFG
- a CDS encoding DUF1659 domain-containing protein, whose product is MAEANIIKTNFRILYEFGLDQKGETVFKTKSYNNVKTSSTDEQIYEAALAIASLSSLPFFNVERDDKKEIYG
- a CDS encoding 3-hydroxyacyl-CoA dehydrogenase, which codes for MNYRNITVAGSGVLGSQIAYQTAFKGFNVSIYDINDAALEQAKERILKLKPRYQEDLGASQEEVDAAYDRLSFYSDLGKAVTDADLVIEAIPERVDIKVDFYTKLAKVAPEKTVFVTNSSTLLPSQFADATGRPEKFLALHFANEIWKNNTAEVMRHPGTNMKYFDEILEFAKAIGMVGLPIYKEQPGYILNSLLVPLLDAAQMLLLKEVSDPETIDKTWMIGTGAPLGPFAILDVVGITTAYNITVAKAEATGSEEYKKLAELLKTEYIDKGKLGRETGEGFYKYPNPSFAQPGFLKGE